The window GCGGACCAGACGAACTTGCTGGCACTGAACGCCTCGATCGAGGCTGCGACGGCGAACGCCGACGGTGACGGGTTCAGCGTCGTCGCCAACGAGATCAAGTCCCTCGCGGAGGAGACGATGGACGCCGTCGACGACATCGAGGCGACCCTCGAGTCGATCCGCGAGCGGACAGCGACGACGGCCGACGAGATCGCGACCGTCGACGAAGAGATGAAAACCACGGCGACGCTGGTCGACGACCTCGAGTCCAAACAGGAGACGATCGCCGACGGGATCGGTCAGGTCGACGGCAGTATCCAGGAGATCGCCTCGACAGCCGACGATCAGGCGACCGCCGCCGAAGAACTGGCGACGATCGTCGACACCGTTGCCGACGTCTCGATGGAGACGAGCGACGAGGCCGAAGGGGCCGCCGCCGCAGCCGAGGAGACGACCGCGACGATCGACGAAGTGTCGACGACCGCGACGGACCTCGAGGACGATGCCCGGGAACTCCGTGAACTGATCGGTTCGTTCACCATCGGCGGCAGCCGATCCGGCGCGCGAACGGCCGCCCCGTCGGGGGGTGATTGAGCGTGTTCGAAGCAATCCAGACGCTGGTCGTCGGAACGTCGGTCCTCGCGCTCGCAGCGGTCGCCTTTTTGTTCGCCGCGCGGCGGCTGCCCGCCGCCGGTCGTTCGTATGGCTATGCTGCCGCCGTCGCAGCCGGAGCGATGGCGGCCACGTACGTCGCGATGACGGCCACCGAATCGATGGCAGCCGGCGCCGGGACCGACTTCGCCAGGTTCGTCGGCTACACGGTCATCTGGTCGGTGATCTGTACCGTCGTGGCGGGTGTCGCTGGCGTCGGTCGGCGTCTCGCAGCCGCGCTGCTGGCGGTCGTCGTCGTGCGCCTCTGGATCACTTACGGAAGCTGGCAGGTCGAGGGGACGGTCGGTTCGGCGCTAGCGATCGTCCCGTTCGCGCTCCTCCTCGTCGCTATCTACCTGCTGTTCGGCCCGTTCATGCGAGCGGTCTCATCGACCAGCGGGGAGCGACAGTTGCTGTACGCGAAACTCCGAAACTTGGTCGTGCTGGGCTGGCTGGCGCTCGTCGTGACTGGCCTCCTCGGCGAGGCGTTCGGACTCACGACGGATTTCGTCGCCATAGTCGCTTCGACGTACATCGAGGCTGTACTGCTCGTCGGCTTCGGCGGCATCGTCGTCCGGAGCGGCCGCGCCCTCGCAGCGACCGCCGCGTCCGGCGACCTGAACCCGTTTATGAGGGACGGAACCGCTTCCGGCGAGGGGCTCGAGGATCGCGCCGGATCGCCGTCCTGACCGGCCGCTCGCGGGTCCCAGCGCGTGCGGTCGTCGGAGCCCGCCTTCGTCCGAATACGCCCCCGACCGCGCGATCCCGTCCTCTTCGTACCCGACGACGCGCCGCCGACTCGAGCGATGGCTGCGCTCGAGACCTGTCCCGTAGCCACGTCCGCCACGAACGGCCCGATCGGATTCCCTCGCCGACCAGTCGGGACCGACTCCGCCGAAGGGACTCGACTCGATACGCACCCTCCTCGAG of the Halobiforma lacisalsi AJ5 genome contains:
- a CDS encoding bacteriorhodopsin produces the protein MFEAIQTLVVGTSVLALAAVAFLFAARRLPAAGRSYGYAAAVAAGAMAATYVAMTATESMAAGAGTDFARFVGYTVIWSVICTVVAGVAGVGRRLAAALLAVVVVRLWITYGSWQVEGTVGSALAIVPFALLLVAIYLLFGPFMRAVSSTSGERQLLYAKLRNLVVLGWLALVVTGLLGEAFGLTTDFVAIVASTYIEAVLLVGFGGIVVRSGRALAATAASGDLNPFMRDGTASGEGLEDRAGSPS